The Eleginops maclovinus isolate JMC-PN-2008 ecotype Puerto Natales chromosome 18, JC_Emac_rtc_rv5, whole genome shotgun sequence genome segment AGTGGAGTTTTTGgacttttaataaaataaaacttacaATAAATTGAGGTCACAAAAGAGAGATGAACGAAGAATGCTCAAAATCTAAGAAGCAAGGGCATAGATCCATCAAAAACATTAGATCCTACTATTCCCATAATGAATTCAAAAGCATCTTTACTGAAACCTGTTTAAAGAAATTAACTTTAAATGCACAGCAACATCTGAAATGATTTTTAGacaaaaaagttacatttttaaatgtgcctAGAAAGACTTCTCATCAAAAAGATAAGGGAATAGATTAAACGTGAAATTTAAATTAGACATCAGAACTTCTCATATCTATATCTGTAATTCCAATGCACcatgaacatgttttttcacaGAGAACAGTGTCATGACTGTCCGAAGGTACTCCATCAGCTCCAACCTGTCTGGTGTGACCATGACGGAGGGAAGGACTGACAAGGCACAGCCCAGTGATTCTGGATGGGGAAGACTACAAGGAGACATTCAGCATGGTAATGGCATCTTTGGTAACTCGGCCAGAGGAGATGTGGGAAAAGCTACTAACAGACACTCCCTGCAGGAATATGTACACAAAAACAGGTAAGTATAGCCATGTCTTGCACTTCTCATTTCAGTAATGTAGCTTACAGCAACATTCTTGAATAaaatttgttttacatttcttgcCATTAATGGTTAGTTCAAATGTAGGCTACTGAATCCAATGTCAACTTTTGCTAAGTTGCACTTCTGTTGCCACATAACTATTTTCGATTTTTCTGACCTTTCAGGGCAAAGGTAAAAACTGTCACCTTTCTTCTACCTGTGGATGACATTTACACGAACAGGCCAGTTCTGACCAAACATCAAGAGGAGCCTAAATTCACTGAGCTGGCTCCCATAACTGAGACAGATTCCTGAGGGAAGCAGAGCTATTTAAGACTTTGGATGTGGACAAATATGCACCCATGAACTGAGGTTAGCTTCTTCCTCTAGGTCAGTGTGGATTGGGCTCTTAATGAGTGAGCCAGCAGACTGATTTTATCACACCTGACCACACAAACAGAAGACTCTGGTTACAGGTGTTATTTTCATCTGGCCATCACAATCCGGGCCGGGTTAACAGTGATGAGACATGGGGCCCCTTTGCAGCGCAGATCGTATGTCTGCACTGCTCTCCTGACCCGGGTGACGTTTCAGAGTGACACACCTGCAGGTGACGGCTCATTTATGGACAGTTGTGTTCAGTGACTAAGGCTTTGTGAGCAATCACTCATTAGTTATTcacctttgtttattttcacaatgtAAACTGAAATGGGTTGTCAAGGGGCCACATATGTGTATAAACATGTGACCTCTTTCTTAGCAGTGATcctttaaagtgtatttttttcagaagaCGTCACACAGTAGTATCTGCTTTCATGTATAGAAAGCTCTTTGGAGATATATTGTATATAGTTATCCATATTAACATGAACATTTAGGCTATACAGCACTTAAACTGTACGtttttacatgttatatatGCAGTTCTATGGattattttgtcacatttatAATTCAATTATAGTtacagtttcatttaaaaataaaactgtaataccaagtttttttttaatggatgtaCATCTGCTTTTGGGCTATTGCTAACAAGTAAAGCAGTTTCCAAAAAAACCTCCCTTTTACCTCTCCTTCGATATACTGCAGATTAATATTGAAGTCACATCATTTAATAATTGTTACCTTCTGTGGTCGTTAAACTTGGTAGTTAATCACTGACagagaaaatgcatttaatatttggtataaataataacatacatCCACACGCAAAGCAAACTGCCTACATAAATGTAACACTTTATTTGCTACAGAAACATTTTCCATCTTTACTTAAGGGAAACTTTGACAATGCAGAGACGGTGATCAAAGAATCTGATGTAATTCACGGAGAATGATACCATCTACAAAAAAGCTCTTATTCTATGACTGCTGCTCAAGAGCATTGTCATGAGTCAAATGCACTGCACCTTGGttgatcatttatttgtaatcaGCCATTTGTCATTAACCATCACTATTTGCTTCAATTGGTTTCCATGGCACCCATAACCAGCTGTTGATTCTCTGTCCTTTAGATGGCggaaaacattttgtatcaTAATAAAGgattaaagcagaaaatgtatttttgggggaaaaaagaaacaccagAAAGTGATGCATTAATTATTGgatttacagatttatttgaCAAGTTTCCTACACTATCATTACTTTTGTCTCACAATGAATTACATTGGTTTGCTTGAAGGTATAAAGCTAAATGTAGTCTtgcataaaataatgaattataaaCGTTAAGTAATAATCtgcagatatttttttgtttttatccttaTGATTTTATTATGGTCTGATGTCTACTGAAGTTTCGATGGTGGTCCATGATACCAGCATCGAAGGTAAAAACGACAATTATGTGAAAGCCAAGAGCCCAACAGGAGCACAGCAGGGTACAGGTACTGTACAAGGGCACAGGGGGTTATTGGAATATCTTGAATTAAATGCAATGTGCTAATGCTGTTTGctaaaaacaaagccaaaaaacaacacaaaacagtaCTGTAGACATATGCAAACATAAATACTTTATAACTCAGAGAAATGGAATCCCCCCTCAAAAATATGTACCGATGATTTTCCAACTATATTGACATTTTCTTGcataatgtataaatatttataaatgttataatcacaacaacatacacacattctgTATAGAGACTGCAATACAAGTACAGCACAGTGTATTTTAGGTCCTTCAGCACATGAGGTAATTCACATACAGTCATATCGATTTAACCATTTCATAACTACAGTTTCTTTACACTGCTAGAGGCGGTGCCTGCATCCACTTTATGATCTGTAACTATTAATCAACCCAGGAATCTTTcaacacaaaatatttttaaaaactaaaaatattctTCTTTCTAGGGTATCCAGTACTGTAAAATGTACTTCCAATCCCCCAAAAACTACAAGAAAATCTAATAGTTTCCAGCACTATTTGGTAGATTTTCACTTACAGTATAGGACAGTGCAGCTGTAACTATAACTACTACGCCCTCTGCTGGTGAAGgacttcatttaaaagaaaactgataCAGCCAAATGTTTGAGCAAACATGCTTCATGAAAAAATACAGTTTCTTCTGAGGTATTTATAAAGAATCAGTCAATTAAAGCtctccattttccttttttttttgataaaatgCACTTGGTGGTGGAATGGTATAAACATC includes the following:
- the LOC134880461 gene encoding uncharacterized protein LOC134880461, which translates into the protein MLKPQQHGELLLHDCPPVFGKPWYWQRNSSAMESTRSLAQVMIEMREDIQKLEAENRELRGDPGQRGYGAKPGEVRPGSSAAGKREGKLENPYVNLRRNASAPVLETQYKENSVMTVRRYSISSNLSGVTMTEGRTDKAQPSDSGWGRLQGDIQHGNGIFGNSARGDVGKATNRHSLQEYVHKNRAKVKTVTFLLPVDDIYTNRPVLTKHQEEPKFTELAPITETDS